The Sphingomonas alpina genome has a segment encoding these proteins:
- a CDS encoding glycosyltransferase family 39 protein, which produces MSVSNHLPHPEPLQSFRLLPWRTPASDRVLIWIAIAVTAALHLATAGRYDMMRNELYFLACGRHPAFGYADQPPLVPLIAAATQLFGPSVWLLRLPAVMAAVALIPLCAAFARLIGGNRSAAVIAAIAAASAPGLAGTTTLLTTATFEPIAWTGCAYLIARAVLREDRRALLWAGLVAGLSMQAKYGIVMWLVPLALGVLLTPARRLLGWRETWTAMLIAVAIAAPSLIWQAVNDWPFLAIIAHHTQGVITGGPVRFEIGQILALNLVLAPLWVTGIVAPFASERLKPLRFLSIAFVGATAINLATGGKDYYLFAAYPSMFVVGAVACARLWRWAAGLWMAAAIANFALVAPIVFPLLDPPALLRLLEHSHLRPAPDEKAAIGAPLTQVFSDELGWRALAHQVAAVYRSLPPAERGHAAIFANNYGEAAAIDVHGRGLGLPPAISGDNQYFLWGPRGYDGSVIIVINGDPERWRRLCRSARIAGVFGVPLAMPYERDRPIMVCHGLRGGFTNAWDGFKRYGA; this is translated from the coding sequence ATGAGCGTATCGAATCACTTGCCCCATCCGGAGCCGCTTCAGTCGTTCCGCCTGTTGCCATGGCGCACGCCCGCTTCCGATCGTGTCCTGATCTGGATCGCGATCGCCGTCACGGCGGCGCTGCATCTGGCGACCGCGGGGCGCTATGACATGATGCGCAACGAGCTCTATTTCCTCGCCTGTGGCCGGCACCCGGCCTTTGGCTATGCCGACCAGCCGCCACTTGTTCCGCTGATCGCCGCCGCGACTCAGCTGTTCGGCCCCAGTGTCTGGCTGTTGCGCCTGCCGGCGGTGATGGCCGCTGTGGCTCTGATCCCGCTCTGCGCCGCTTTTGCCCGACTGATCGGAGGCAATCGGAGTGCGGCAGTGATTGCCGCGATCGCCGCCGCTTCGGCGCCGGGACTTGCCGGCACGACCACGCTCCTGACCACCGCGACTTTCGAGCCGATCGCCTGGACGGGGTGCGCGTATCTGATCGCCCGCGCCGTGCTGCGCGAAGATCGGCGCGCGCTGCTCTGGGCCGGACTGGTCGCCGGTCTTTCGATGCAGGCCAAATACGGCATCGTGATGTGGCTGGTGCCGCTGGCCCTGGGGGTGCTGCTGACGCCCGCTCGCCGGTTGCTAGGCTGGCGCGAAACCTGGACAGCGATGCTGATCGCCGTTGCGATCGCTGCACCGAGCCTGATCTGGCAGGCAGTCAATGACTGGCCCTTCCTCGCCATCATCGCTCATCATACCCAGGGCGTGATCACCGGCGGCCCGGTGCGTTTCGAGATCGGACAGATATTGGCGCTTAATCTGGTCCTCGCGCCTTTATGGGTGACCGGGATCGTCGCACCCTTCGCGTCCGAGCGACTGAAACCCCTCCGATTCCTGTCGATCGCGTTCGTCGGCGCCACCGCGATCAATCTCGCCACCGGCGGCAAGGACTATTATCTGTTCGCCGCCTATCCGAGCATGTTCGTAGTGGGCGCGGTGGCCTGCGCGCGACTGTGGCGCTGGGCGGCCGGCCTCTGGATGGCGGCCGCTATTGCCAATTTCGCGCTCGTGGCGCCGATCGTCTTCCCGCTGCTCGATCCGCCCGCCTTGCTTCGCCTGTTGGAGCACAGCCATTTGCGCCCGGCACCCGATGAGAAAGCAGCGATCGGCGCGCCCTTGACTCAAGTCTTCTCCGACGAGCTCGGCTGGCGCGCGCTCGCGCACCAGGTCGCGGCGGTGTACCGGTCGCTGCCGCCGGCCGAGCGCGGGCATGCGGCGATCTTCGCGAACAATTATGGCGAAGCGGCCGCGATCGACGTTCATGGGCGCGGGCTTGGCCTGCCGCCGGCGATCAGTGGCGACAATCAGTATTTCCTCTGGGGACCGCGCGGCTATGACGGTAGCGTCATCATCGTCATCAATGGCGATCCGGAACGCTGGCGGCGTCTTTGCCGCAGCGCGCG
- a CDS encoding pentapeptide repeat-containing protein, with the protein MAGQSFESEIMSEAFFRDCSLARSTFDDADLSECVFSNVNLRDARFTDVNLAGVSIYDANIEGLTILGHDVAALIRAELARSDSGRSVR; encoded by the coding sequence ATGGCAGGGCAGAGTTTCGAGAGTGAAATTATGTCGGAGGCGTTCTTCCGAGATTGCTCTCTTGCGCGATCGACGTTCGACGATGCCGACCTGTCGGAATGCGTCTTCTCGAACGTCAATCTCCGCGACGCACGCTTCACCGATGTCAACCTGGCCGGCGTATCGATTTACGACGCCAATATCGAAGGGCTGACGATTTTAGGCCATGATGTCGCAGCCCTTATCCGAGCCGAACTGGCGCGCAGCGATTCCGGTCGCTCCGTCAGATAG
- a CDS encoding GMC family oxidoreductase N-terminal domain-containing protein produces MRTPFNPLQAAILKALTEALFHGVDMRITSAQVVANLQHQFGMFEGNKPKEIGLSLYLVCFLLGGPFFLLFGPAWGAKRVAKRLARSQNNLMQDLARIRGVIYAGYYGHWVGAVEEDNDDNPVLNAIGFELPHQRIRGTGEVPIRLFPGRDLAHDDVLAPNEAPDTVGVIVIGSGAGGAVAAANLAQHHDVLVIEAGAHYPSAAITHEERRMTARLFVDGGLQTSRDHDIVIFQGHCVGGSTVINNGIALRVKQAGMTHPQANDVFANWAALGAPVDAERFNAAYHAVEKRLGVEPIDQKSGRNNGTHLLNGWAAHAAASSDPMDAASPALWFSKNYGPRELNADCAYCGYCNTGCPYGRKQGMAQSFLIDARSSGAKILMQTKVEKIIWAESDLDGRRVATGVEVLQPDGSRRTIRATKGVVVAAGTMASSRILDKSGIEGTGEGISLNIACPVVALMPGTMRAWDEDQMATYVDRGDFLLESHFQPPMSMSTLMPGWFGDHAGRMLNYSRLASAGILFPADRQGRLIGGKLHFKLRDDVELPLLRRALATLTRVHFAAGAEEVYPALTRGPILRKGDDIDLFYEQGIREADDVTLSSSHPQGGNGRNADPEKGVVDLDCRVHGTANVLVTDASTFTSCIRVNAQLTTMAMSHYATAGNPFV; encoded by the coding sequence ATGCGAACACCGTTCAATCCGCTTCAGGCGGCTATTCTAAAGGCATTGACCGAGGCGCTGTTCCACGGCGTCGATATGCGCATCACGTCCGCTCAGGTCGTTGCCAATCTGCAGCATCAGTTCGGTATGTTCGAGGGCAACAAGCCGAAGGAGATCGGCCTCAGCCTCTATCTGGTCTGCTTCCTGCTGGGTGGCCCGTTCTTCCTGCTGTTCGGTCCCGCTTGGGGCGCCAAGCGTGTGGCGAAGCGGCTTGCGCGGTCGCAGAATAATCTGATGCAGGATCTCGCCCGCATCCGGGGTGTCATCTATGCCGGCTATTATGGTCATTGGGTCGGTGCGGTCGAAGAGGATAATGACGACAATCCGGTGCTGAACGCGATCGGTTTCGAATTGCCGCACCAGCGCATCCGCGGGACCGGCGAGGTGCCGATCAGGCTGTTTCCCGGGCGCGATCTCGCGCATGACGATGTGCTCGCGCCGAACGAGGCACCCGATACGGTCGGGGTCATCGTGATCGGTTCGGGCGCCGGCGGCGCGGTCGCCGCTGCCAATCTCGCGCAGCATCATGACGTGCTGGTGATCGAGGCTGGAGCGCACTATCCCTCCGCCGCGATCACGCATGAAGAACGCCGCATGACTGCGCGGCTCTTCGTCGACGGCGGTCTGCAGACCAGCCGCGACCACGACATTGTCATTTTTCAGGGACATTGTGTCGGCGGCTCGACCGTCATCAACAATGGCATCGCCTTGCGTGTGAAGCAGGCGGGCATGACCCATCCGCAGGCCAATGACGTGTTTGCCAACTGGGCCGCGCTTGGCGCTCCGGTCGATGCAGAGCGCTTCAATGCCGCTTATCATGCGGTCGAGAAGCGGCTCGGCGTCGAGCCGATCGATCAGAAGAGCGGCCGCAACAATGGCACGCATCTGCTCAATGGTTGGGCGGCGCATGCCGCCGCGAGCAGCGATCCGATGGATGCGGCATCGCCGGCGCTGTGGTTCAGCAAGAATTACGGGCCGCGCGAGCTCAATGCCGATTGTGCCTATTGCGGTTATTGCAACACCGGCTGCCCCTATGGCCGCAAGCAAGGCATGGCGCAGTCCTTCCTGATTGACGCCAGGTCGTCGGGCGCAAAAATCCTGATGCAGACCAAGGTCGAGAAGATCATCTGGGCTGAATCCGATCTCGATGGGCGACGCGTCGCGACCGGCGTCGAGGTGCTACAGCCCGACGGCAGCCGCCGTACGATCAGGGCCACCAAGGGCGTCGTCGTCGCCGCCGGCACGATGGCGTCGAGCCGGATCCTCGACAAGAGCGGCATCGAAGGCACCGGGGAGGGCATCTCGCTCAATATCGCCTGTCCGGTGGTCGCGCTGATGCCCGGAACGATGCGGGCGTGGGACGAGGATCAGATGGCGACCTATGTCGATCGTGGCGACTTCCTGCTCGAATCGCATTTCCAGCCGCCGATGAGCATGTCGACCTTGATGCCGGGCTGGTTCGGCGATCATGCCGGGCGCATGCTTAACTATAGCCGTCTGGCGTCCGCAGGCATCCTCTTCCCGGCCGATCGGCAGGGAAGGCTGATCGGCGGCAAGCTTCATTTCAAGCTGCGCGACGATGTCGAACTGCCGCTGCTGCGCCGTGCACTCGCCACGCTCACCCGGGTGCATTTCGCGGCGGGCGCGGAGGAAGTCTATCCGGCGCTCACGCGCGGGCCGATCTTGCGCAAGGGTGACGATATCGACCTGTTCTACGAACAGGGTATCCGTGAAGCGGACGACGTCACGCTGTCCAGTTCGCACCCTCAGGGCGGCAATGGGCGCAACGCCGACCCGGAAAAAGGCGTGGTCGATCTCGATTGCCGCGTCCATGGCACCGCCAATGTGCTGGTTACCGACGCCAGCACCTTTACCAGCTGCATTCGCGTCAACGCGCAACTCACTACCATGGCGATGTCGCATTATGCCACGGCGGGAAATCCGTTCGTATAG
- a CDS encoding PLP-dependent aminotransferase family protein: MDVNSLSPISLARQLGVWRSETGGGPTYRQLARALRLLILDGRIGLGVRIGGERDLARVLGVSRTTIAAAFELLRDEGYLLSRQGSGSVTRLPGVGHGATPDADALLEEPSPDEHGPDVIDWTNAALPAPQTIWYAYEQALSQMPAFLSGLGYEVFGIQRLRRAIAADYTARGCPTTPGQILVTSGAQHGLALLLRLLAGPGDRIVVDHPTYHNAIAAILKQNCVAVPVGLPTTGWDIDAIFTALRQTGPRFAYIIADFHNPTGRVMDPDTRAALVRAARATHTPLVIDETMAAVTLDQPAPPPVAAHDPHGDTVISIGSASKRFWGGLRIGWLRADPQTIVALGRIRSTLDLATPVMDQLAVAALLDGSIRGDGDRKDVRVRRDHLIARLHEALPHWRVPVPAGGFTLWAEMPRPEASALAAMTQSLSLRIAPGPRFGVNGAFERFVRLPFTLPETELDLAVDRLAMAEARLRTRHGRVPDAAWELEAERVI, from the coding sequence ATGGATGTCAACTCGCTCAGCCCAATCTCACTCGCTCGCCAGCTCGGGGTGTGGCGCAGCGAGACGGGCGGCGGCCCCACCTATCGCCAGCTTGCCCGCGCGCTGCGCTTGCTGATCCTGGATGGCCGTATCGGCCTTGGCGTGCGTATCGGCGGCGAGCGCGACCTGGCGCGGGTGCTGGGCGTCAGTCGCACCACCATCGCCGCGGCGTTCGAGCTGCTGCGCGACGAGGGCTATCTGCTGAGCCGGCAAGGATCGGGCAGCGTCACGCGACTCCCGGGCGTCGGGCATGGCGCCACGCCCGATGCGGACGCGCTGCTCGAAGAACCGAGCCCGGACGAACACGGCCCGGACGTGATCGACTGGACCAATGCCGCACTGCCCGCACCGCAAACCATCTGGTATGCCTATGAACAGGCGTTGAGCCAGATGCCCGCTTTTCTGTCCGGCCTTGGCTATGAAGTGTTCGGCATCCAGCGCCTGAGGCGGGCGATCGCAGCCGATTATACCGCGCGCGGCTGCCCGACGACGCCCGGCCAGATCCTGGTCACCAGCGGCGCGCAGCATGGCCTTGCTTTGCTGCTGCGTTTGCTCGCCGGACCGGGCGACCGCATCGTCGTCGACCATCCGACCTATCACAACGCGATCGCCGCAATCCTGAAACAGAATTGTGTCGCGGTACCGGTCGGACTTCCCACGACCGGCTGGGACATCGACGCGATCTTCACAGCCCTTCGCCAAACCGGACCACGGTTCGCCTATATCATCGCCGATTTCCACAACCCCACCGGCCGGGTCATGGATCCGGACACGCGCGCCGCCCTGGTGCGGGCGGCACGAGCGACCCATACCCCGCTGGTGATCGACGAGACGATGGCGGCGGTCACGCTCGACCAGCCGGCGCCGCCGCCCGTGGCGGCGCACGACCCGCATGGCGACACGGTGATCAGCATCGGATCGGCCAGCAAGCGCTTCTGGGGTGGCCTGCGGATCGGCTGGCTGCGCGCCGATCCACAGACGATCGTCGCGCTTGGCCGCATCCGCTCGACGCTCGACCTGGCAACCCCGGTCATGGATCAACTGGCGGTCGCCGCGCTGCTCGACGGCAGCATCCGGGGAGATGGTGACAGAAAGGATGTTCGTGTCCGTCGCGACCATCTGATCGCGCGGCTCCATGAGGCTTTGCCGCACTGGCGGGTGCCGGTACCTGCGGGGGGTTTCACGCTCTGGGCCGAGATGCCGCGCCCGGAAGCATCGGCACTGGCCGCCATGACGCAAAGCCTGTCGCTGCGCATCGCGCCCGGCCCGCGCTTCGGGGTGAATGGCGCGTTCGAACGCTTTGTCCGCCTGCCCTTCACCTTGCCCGAGACAGAACTCGACCTGGCGGTCGATCGCCTCGCCATGGCCGAAGCACGCCTGCGCACGCGCCATGGACGCGTGCCCGATGCGGCATGGGAACTGGAAGCGGAACGCGTGATCTAG
- a CDS encoding YczE/YyaS/YitT family protein produces MMKQRLFQLLWGLSLYGFAMALMLRANLGLDPWDVLHQGLAPQIGLSFGMTVNAVGLLVLLLWIPLWQRPGIGTVLNILIIGTVVDLSLLILPTPEGYVARFAFLIVGIVLNGIAGGAYIGAGLGAGPRDGLMTGIAARFGWPIKIVRTAIELTVLAVGWLMGGTVGIGTVLYAVTIGWVVHYALPFFTLTRKEPAAELAVPAEQ; encoded by the coding sequence ATGATGAAACAACGCCTTTTCCAGCTCCTGTGGGGCCTATCGCTTTACGGTTTCGCCATGGCGCTGATGTTGCGCGCCAATCTCGGACTCGATCCCTGGGATGTGCTGCATCAGGGACTGGCGCCGCAGATCGGGCTCAGCTTCGGCATGACCGTCAACGCGGTCGGGCTGCTGGTGCTGCTATTGTGGATTCCACTTTGGCAGCGTCCCGGGATCGGCACTGTGCTCAACATCCTGATCATCGGCACGGTGGTCGACCTGTCGCTGCTGATTCTGCCGACGCCGGAGGGCTATGTTGCGCGCTTCGCCTTCCTGATCGTCGGGATCGTGCTGAACGGCATTGCTGGCGGCGCCTATATTGGTGCGGGACTCGGCGCCGGCCCGCGCGACGGCCTGATGACCGGTATCGCGGCACGATTTGGCTGGCCGATCAAGATCGTCCGGACTGCGATCGAGCTGACGGTCCTGGCGGTCGGCTGGCTGATGGGCGGCACCGTCGGCATCGGCACCGTGCTGTATGCCGTGACGATCGGCTGGGTGGTGCATTACGCGCTCCCGTTCTTCACCCTGACCCGCAAGGAGCCCGCCGCCGAACTGGCTGTCCCCGCCGAGCAATAG
- a CDS encoding alpha/beta hydrolase: MKTSWMAALLAAALLPGCTVPVVAETAEGQPYELKDTQVWTVPDPATGRSYQLFVSLPASYAANPSRRYPVMYVADADYGFPLIRSISRRVNLEGPAIAEFILVGLSYAKGEDGMTSRRRDYTPTANAPMDVPKDQVHGQAWAYQYYLKKSVLPFVQARYRTDPARRIFMGHSYGALLGTRILFSDPGMFHDYILGSPSFWYDDRYMLRVEEDYARTHKDLPANIFMYVGAFEAVRPGDPRYNRKDDLVADMTTFETQLKSRHYPGLTIASRVLPEENHLTVFPPGFTRALQQVLPAR, translated from the coding sequence ATGAAGACGAGCTGGATGGCGGCCTTGCTTGCGGCCGCCCTGTTGCCCGGCTGTACGGTGCCGGTCGTGGCCGAGACGGCCGAGGGGCAGCCTTACGAATTGAAGGATACCCAGGTCTGGACGGTGCCCGATCCCGCCACTGGCCGATCCTATCAGCTGTTCGTGAGCCTGCCGGCGAGCTACGCCGCCAACCCGTCGCGGCGCTATCCGGTGATGTATGTCGCCGACGCCGATTACGGCTTTCCGCTGATCCGGTCGATCAGCCGGCGCGTCAATCTGGAAGGACCCGCGATCGCGGAGTTCATCCTTGTCGGTTTGTCCTACGCCAAGGGCGAGGACGGCATGACCAGCCGCCGCCGCGATTATACCCCGACCGCCAATGCCCCTATGGACGTGCCCAAGGACCAGGTTCATGGCCAGGCATGGGCCTATCAATATTATCTCAAGAAGAGCGTCCTGCCCTTCGTGCAAGCGCGGTACCGGACCGATCCTGCCCGCCGGATTTTCATGGGCCATTCCTATGGCGCGCTGCTCGGAACGCGCATCCTGTTCAGCGATCCGGGCATGTTCCACGACTATATCCTGGGCAGCCCGTCCTTTTGGTATGACGATCGATATATGCTGCGCGTAGAGGAGGATTATGCCCGCACGCACAAGGATCTGCCGGCCAACATCTTCATGTATGTCGGCGCCTTCGAGGCCGTTCGTCCGGGCGACCCGCGATATAACCGCAAGGACGATCTGGTGGCAGACATGACGACATTCGAGACGCAGCTGAAATCGCGCCACTATCCCGGACTCACCATCGCCTCACGGGTCTTGCCGGAGGAAAATCACCTGACGGTCTTTCCACCGGGCTTCACCCGCGCGCTCCAGCAAGTCCTGCCCGCGCGTTGA
- a CDS encoding VOC family protein has product MPTPSLTAIVPCNDLDVSEAFYARLGFTAPEPHEHDDYRILADGKGGNLHLNRAVEGWVVPGRNPFGLYLYTPDVDAVAARFASEIIETEGPSHKPWGMYEFALSDPDGVLVRIGWPSQSAQ; this is encoded by the coding sequence ATGCCGACACCGAGTCTCACCGCGATCGTGCCCTGCAATGACCTCGACGTGTCCGAAGCTTTTTACGCGCGGCTCGGCTTCACTGCGCCGGAACCGCATGAGCATGACGATTACCGCATCCTGGCCGACGGCAAGGGCGGCAACCTGCACCTGAATCGGGCAGTGGAGGGTTGGGTCGTGCCGGGGCGCAATCCGTTCGGCCTGTATCTCTACACGCCCGATGTCGATGCGGTCGCGGCCCGCTTTGCCAGCGAGATCATCGAAACTGAGGGCCCGAGCCACAAGCCATGGGGCATGTACGAATTCGCGCTCAGCGATCCCGACGGGGTGCTGGTTCGTATCGGCTGGCCGAGCCAATCAGCACAATAG